In the genome of bacterium SCSIO 12827, the window TGTCCGGCGGCGTCGGCGGGGCCGAGGGCGCGACCCTGACCTTCATGGTCGGCGGTGCGGACGATGCCTTTGCCCGGGCCAGGCCGATCCTGGAGAAAATGGGCAAGACCATCGTTCATTGCGGCGGGCCGGGGAACGGCCAGGCGGCCAAGATCTGCAACAACATGATGCTGGGCATTCAGATGGCCTCCGTGGCCGAGGCCTTCGTGCTGGCGGAAAAATTGGGCCTGGACGCGCAGCGCCTGTTCGACGTGTCGTCCACGGCCTCGGGCCAGTGCTGGTCGCTGACCACCTATTGCCCGGTGCCGGGCCCGGTGCCGACCTCGCCCGCCAACCGGGATTATACCCCGGGCTTCGCGGCCGCCCTGATGCTGAAGGACATGGGCCTGGCGCTGGCGGCGGCCGGCAGCACGGGTGCCGATGTGTCCGTCGCCGAAAAAGCGGCCTCGCTGTACCAGGATTACGCGGACGC includes:
- the mmsB gene encoding 3-hydroxyisobutyrate dehydrogenase, which translates into the protein MTQIAFIGVGNMGNPMAANLVKAGHTVAAYDLSADLLAKAAKAGARAATSAADAAHGAEVVITMLPAGKHVKEVCLGGLFDQLSPGTLVIDCSTIDVDTSREVHAAAAAKGFAMVDAPVSGGVGGAEGATLTFMVGGADDAFARARPILEKMGKTIVHCGGPGNGQAAKICNNMMLGIQMASVAEAFVLAEKLGLDAQRLFDVSSTASGQCWSLTTYCPVPGPVPTSPANRDYTPGFAAALMLKDMGLALAAAGSTGADVSVAEKAASLYQDYADAGQAGKDFSGIINLIRDRAK